The Vibrio tarriae genome includes a window with the following:
- the trbL gene encoding P-type conjugative transfer protein TrbL — protein MSKIFIRLVMLLAVVLTSQTASAAIEPNGVLDEVAVRFMTASATWGTVITNYAAWLFWTLGTISLVWTGGALILKQADIREFFAEFVRFILTFGFFLWLLRNGPDFATSIIDSLRMIGAQAGDLPRDLTPSEPISIAFDIIVKAGESYSITSPIDNLSIFLITLAILACMAVVAANVLLALVTAWILIYAGVFVLGFGGSRWTSDIAINYFKSILGVALKLMTMTLLIGIAMSIMDGLYADLSNDAPMRELLVIFVVSLVLVMLIHSVPNVVASLVPGGGAAAGAGSISAGAMAGAAVATGGMAAGAAMATAGGASAIQAAFAKAGENVANNTDVMSSLGGVFSGGGDSDEAGSFSQASGQSSGGGFKGSAVKAGRIAADTGANLMKGMGDMAGDRISGTAGGRLASSIRNRTKDDGDSDDQEGD, from the coding sequence ATGAGCAAGATATTCATTCGACTTGTGATGCTCCTAGCAGTTGTACTGACTTCGCAAACTGCGTCAGCGGCCATTGAGCCTAATGGTGTCTTGGATGAAGTGGCCGTGCGTTTCATGACGGCCAGTGCTACTTGGGGCACGGTAATTACAAACTATGCCGCCTGGCTGTTCTGGACGCTGGGTACTATATCCCTTGTTTGGACTGGCGGGGCCTTAATCCTTAAACAAGCGGATATAAGGGAGTTCTTTGCCGAGTTCGTGCGCTTCATCCTGACGTTTGGTTTCTTTCTCTGGTTACTCAGAAACGGCCCAGACTTTGCGACGTCAATCATCGACTCGTTGAGAATGATCGGTGCTCAAGCCGGTGACCTTCCGAGAGACCTAACCCCGTCAGAGCCTATTAGTATTGCGTTCGACATTATTGTGAAAGCTGGTGAGTCCTACAGCATCACAAGCCCGATAGATAACTTGTCTATCTTCTTAATCACGCTGGCAATTTTAGCATGTATGGCGGTAGTGGCGGCCAATGTGTTGTTGGCCTTGGTGACGGCTTGGATATTGATCTATGCCGGTGTCTTCGTGCTGGGTTTTGGTGGTTCGCGCTGGACTTCAGATATAGCAATCAACTACTTCAAAAGCATATTGGGCGTTGCTTTGAAGTTGATGACAATGACGTTGCTCATTGGCATTGCCATGTCGATCATGGACGGTTTATATGCCGATCTATCCAATGATGCCCCTATGCGTGAACTGCTGGTGATCTTTGTCGTTTCACTGGTTCTAGTGATGCTCATTCACTCGGTTCCCAATGTGGTCGCCAGCCTGGTTCCTGGAGGCGGCGCGGCGGCAGGTGCAGGCAGTATCAGTGCCGGAGCGATGGCCGGAGCGGCTGTTGCCACTGGTGGTATGGCTGCCGGTGCAGCAATGGCTACCGCCGGTGGTGCGTCTGCTATTCAGGCTGCATTTGCAAAAGCAGGTGAGAACGTAGCGAACAATACTGACGTTATGTCGAGCCTGGGTGGAGTATTTAGCGGTGGCGGCGATTCTGATGAAGCTGGCTCCTTCTCCCAAGCCTCTGGCCAATCCTCTGGCGGCGGCTTTAAAGGCAGCGCTGTAAAAGCGGGTCGTATTGCTGCGGATACCGGTGCTAATTTGATGAAGGGAATGGGTGATATGGCCGGGGATAGAATCAGCGGCACTGCTGGAGGCCGTTTAGCCAGCTCGATCAGAAACCGTACGAAAGATGACGGGGATAGTGATGACCAGGAGGGCGACTGA
- a CDS encoding type I toxin-antitoxin system ptaRNA1 family toxin, translating into MTTTHNIEVQQAIHQAATKLVALEFIDQETARQISPVAEAVANMFTILYYQAETGRATQEDFQEALATIRQYAQLTTKNDSRGGYGPPIVSLVVCNRRALNRPPLR; encoded by the coding sequence ATGACAACCACACATAATATCGAAGTTCAGCAAGCAATTCATCAGGCAGCAACCAAGCTGGTCGCCCTGGAGTTCATCGACCAGGAAACTGCCCGGCAGATTTCGCCCGTCGCGGAAGCGGTCGCCAATATGTTCACGATCCTGTACTACCAGGCCGAAACAGGCCGGGCGACGCAGGAGGACTTCCAGGAGGCGTTAGCCACCATCCGGCAGTATGCCCAGCTAACCACGAAGAACGACAGTAGAGGCGGCTACGGGCCGCCTATTGTGTCTTTGGTGGTGTGTAATCGACGGGCGTTAAATCGTCCCCCTCTCCGTTAA
- a CDS encoding peptidoglycan DD-metalloendopeptidase family protein — translation MGKFRFIALIVAVLCFSVALLLPTMYEPNQDSHSVPLNQSVTTSQPPSSEMIVPSDTSLTLLPQPKRIHYMVKVGDTLSDIFAQLGVPYRILQQILSVDLDHLQLDMIQPGEELELVMDDMGQLSQLIYHMSLVEKAIYTRENDGSFSYELQEISGEWREILFSGEINGSFSVSAHRVGLTSSQVANITQVMKDKIDFSRSLRAGDRFDILVKQQYLGEHNTGNSEIKAISFKLAKGEVSAFLAEDGRFYDRAGNSLERAFNRYPVDKAYRRVTSGFNPKRKHPVTGRIAPHNGTDFATPIGAPVYSTGDGKVIAVRKHPYAGNYLVIEHNSVYKTRYLHLDKILVKKGQRVKRGQKIALAGATGRLTGPHLHFEVLVRNRPVDAMKADLPIAKSLPSIQKPAFLARVSEFDNLVEVSQRDMIIN, via the coding sequence ATGGGTAAATTTAGATTTATTGCTTTAATCGTTGCTGTACTTTGTTTTTCGGTCGCTTTGCTTCTCCCTACCATGTATGAGCCAAATCAAGATAGTCACAGCGTTCCACTCAATCAAAGCGTTACTACATCGCAACCGCCATCATCAGAGATGATAGTGCCCTCAGATACCAGTTTGACCCTGTTACCTCAACCTAAACGGATACACTACATGGTAAAAGTGGGAGACACGCTTAGTGATATCTTCGCTCAATTGGGTGTCCCTTATCGTATTTTGCAGCAAATTCTCTCGGTTGATCTTGACCATCTCCAGCTAGACATGATTCAGCCCGGAGAAGAACTTGAATTAGTGATGGATGACATGGGGCAATTGAGCCAGCTAATTTATCATATGAGTCTTGTAGAGAAGGCTATCTACACTAGAGAAAACGATGGTTCCTTCTCTTACGAACTCCAGGAAATTTCAGGGGAATGGCGTGAAATCTTATTTTCGGGAGAAATCAACGGAAGCTTTTCGGTTTCGGCCCATCGAGTGGGATTGACATCAAGCCAAGTTGCAAATATCACGCAGGTGATGAAAGATAAGATTGATTTTTCTCGTTCCCTTAGAGCCGGTGACCGTTTCGATATATTAGTGAAACAGCAATATTTAGGTGAACACAACACCGGTAACAGTGAGATTAAGGCGATTTCTTTTAAGTTAGCGAAGGGTGAAGTCAGCGCATTTTTAGCCGAGGATGGACGGTTCTATGATAGAGCTGGCAACAGTTTGGAGCGAGCATTTAACCGCTATCCTGTCGATAAGGCATACCGCCGAGTCACCTCTGGATTTAATCCTAAGCGTAAGCATCCAGTAACGGGAAGAATAGCTCCACATAACGGAACGGATTTCGCGACACCAATTGGTGCGCCGGTTTATTCTACAGGGGATGGAAAAGTGATTGCGGTTCGTAAACACCCTTATGCCGGCAACTATTTAGTGATTGAACATAACAGCGTGTACAAAACGCGTTACTTACACTTGGATAAAATCTTGGTGAAAAAAGGTCAACGTGTAAAACGTGGGCAAAAAATCGCTCTTGCCGGGGCGACAGGCCGCTTAACCGGACCACATTTACACTTTGAAGTTTTAGTTCGCAATCGTCCTGTGGATGCAATGAAAGCCGATTTACCTATCGCGAAGTCGCTTCCTAGCATCCAGAAACCCGCATTTTTGGCACGAGTATCAGAGTTTGATAATTTGGTAGAAGTTAGTCAACGAGATATGATCATTAACTAA
- a CDS encoding GntR family transcriptional regulator encodes MIDKESHVPIYLQIERILTQQIEQGILHTGDSIPSETVLAEQYKVSRMTARKAVDYLVRQGVVERQRGRGTFICQPTQELKMALPLDRHLTSSEVATSLNSPISNKLLHLEKIEAPNHIAQELGLEPGSLVWYMKRLRLVGEIPFVFESSYMLAEPMFADLESRHLNSSKYSYLAEKGQKVGGSQKRIRAELPSEEVRMLLGLKRDEPVLCAHSIARLESGQVFEASDIYYNQEHYTFTLEATR; translated from the coding sequence ATGATAGACAAAGAATCTCATGTTCCTATCTATCTACAAATTGAGCGCATTCTCACGCAGCAGATTGAACAAGGCATCTTACATACCGGAGATTCCATTCCATCGGAAACGGTACTCGCTGAGCAATACAAAGTATCACGAATGACAGCACGTAAAGCAGTCGACTATTTGGTTCGACAGGGCGTGGTTGAAAGGCAGCGTGGACGTGGCACATTTATTTGTCAGCCAACCCAAGAGCTTAAGATGGCTCTGCCACTAGATAGGCACTTAACCTCTAGTGAAGTTGCTACCTCGCTTAACTCACCGATTAGTAACAAACTGCTGCATCTTGAGAAGATTGAAGCGCCTAATCATATTGCCCAAGAGCTTGGTTTAGAGCCTGGTAGTTTGGTTTGGTATATGAAACGGTTGCGTTTGGTGGGGGAGATCCCTTTTGTATTTGAATCATCTTATATGCTCGCAGAACCCATGTTTGCCGATCTAGAATCGCGTCATTTAAATAGCTCTAAATACAGCTATCTTGCAGAGAAAGGGCAAAAGGTCGGCGGTAGCCAAAAACGTATTCGAGCCGAGTTACCATCTGAAGAAGTGCGCATGCTATTGGGATTGAAACGAGATGAGCCAGTGCTGTGCGCTCATAGTATTGCGCGCCTAGAATCAGGCCAAGTGTTTGAAGCTTCCGATATCTATTATAATCAAGAGCATTATACGTTTACTTTAGAAGCAACAAGATAA
- a CDS encoding glycerate kinase yields MKIVIAPDSFKESLTAKQVCESIEAGFAQVLPDAEYVHLPLADGGEGTVEVLLQGLEGEVRQSQVMGPLGESVMATWALLDNGQTALIEFAAASGLDLITSEDRNPAIATSFGTGELIKEALNLGVTKVLLGLGGSATNDAGAGIAQALGAKLLDSLGNEVNRGGAALAEIATIDLSDIHPRSKDVEFIVACDVVNPLVGENGASYVFGPQKGATLELVQSLDSAISHFASVSASHTQINQSDSQGFGAAGGSPLGLSLVFDIQIKRGIEMVLDVLEADKVLEGADLVITGEGQMDNQTLQGKTPFGIAKLAQSKGIPTIGIAGSLGHEIEDLYSTITSTFGTVRSPQSLEQVLNEASNNLTRTARNIAATLKLGAKILD; encoded by the coding sequence ATGAAGATTGTTATTGCTCCTGATTCATTTAAAGAGTCCCTAACGGCCAAGCAAGTATGTGAAAGCATTGAGGCTGGTTTTGCTCAGGTGCTACCTGACGCTGAGTATGTTCATCTGCCACTGGCAGATGGCGGTGAAGGTACCGTAGAAGTGCTACTGCAAGGGCTTGAAGGCGAAGTACGCCAATCACAAGTGATGGGGCCATTGGGTGAGTCTGTTATGGCTACTTGGGCGCTTTTGGACAATGGTCAAACGGCATTGATTGAGTTTGCCGCCGCATCTGGTCTAGATTTGATCACTTCAGAAGATCGTAACCCTGCTATTGCCACCAGTTTTGGTACCGGTGAGCTGATTAAAGAGGCTTTAAATCTCGGTGTGACTAAGGTTCTCTTAGGTTTAGGTGGCAGTGCAACCAATGATGCAGGAGCGGGTATTGCACAAGCTCTTGGAGCTAAACTGCTTGATAGTCTAGGAAATGAAGTTAATCGTGGTGGCGCAGCGCTAGCAGAAATCGCGACTATTGATTTATCCGACATCCACCCACGTAGCAAAGACGTTGAGTTTATCGTGGCGTGTGATGTGGTAAACCCGCTAGTGGGTGAGAACGGAGCTAGTTATGTCTTCGGCCCGCAGAAAGGCGCTACGCTTGAGTTGGTTCAATCACTCGATAGCGCAATTTCTCATTTTGCCTCTGTGAGCGCTAGTCATACTCAGATTAATCAATCAGATTCCCAAGGTTTTGGTGCGGCTGGAGGTTCGCCGTTGGGATTATCTCTGGTGTTTGATATTCAAATCAAACGAGGCATTGAAATGGTATTGGATGTGTTAGAGGCAGACAAAGTACTAGAAGGAGCAGATCTTGTGATTACTGGTGAAGGTCAGATGGATAACCAAACTTTACAAGGTAAAACGCCTTTTGGTATTGCTAAGCTTGCACAAAGCAAAGGTATTCCAACCATTGGTATTGCAGGTTCCCTTGGTCATGAAATCGAAGACTTATACAGCACCATCACAAGCACATTCGGAACCGTTCGATCACCACAGTCTCTAGAACAAGTATTGAACGAGGCGAGTAACAATCTGACTCGTACCGCTCGCAATATCGCCGCCACGCTTAAGCTTGGCGCTAAAATATTAGATTAA
- a CDS encoding GNAT family N-acetyltransferase, with the protein MKYALYKQEQTQEIITLFNDTFSDSEGKEEGALIAKLVEDFLTLPTQDDDLYVFIAQDEHERIVGSILFSRLTFPNGENIFLLSPVAVATDCQGQGVGKGLIQFGLAALKEKGVTVAITYGDINFYSKTGFEPISQDVIQAPLDLSYPDGWIAQSLVGGVIPRVAGKPTCLPALDNPYYW; encoded by the coding sequence ATGAAATACGCATTGTACAAACAAGAACAAACTCAAGAAATTATCACACTGTTCAATGACACATTTTCGGATTCAGAAGGCAAAGAAGAAGGCGCGTTAATTGCGAAACTGGTAGAAGACTTTCTCACGTTACCAACCCAAGATGACGATCTGTATGTATTTATTGCGCAAGATGAACATGAACGCATTGTCGGTAGCATCCTTTTCTCTCGCCTAACCTTCCCGAATGGTGAAAATATCTTCCTTTTATCCCCCGTTGCCGTTGCGACAGATTGTCAGGGGCAAGGTGTAGGCAAAGGGTTAATCCAATTTGGCTTAGCGGCACTGAAAGAAAAAGGCGTCACCGTTGCCATTACCTACGGGGATATCAATTTTTACTCAAAAACAGGATTCGAACCCATCAGTCAGGATGTGATCCAAGCTCCGCTAGACTTGTCCTACCCTGATGGTTGGATTGCACAATCTTTAGTCGGTGGAGTGATCCCTCGCGTTGCGGGTAAGCCAACATGTTTACCCGCCCTCGACAATCCCTATTATTGGTAG
- a CDS encoding MerR family transcriptional regulator, which produces MYLISELAAKAGISRTTLLYYEKLGLINGQRLDNGYRYYSENDLQRLLLVQQLQSAGLSLKECEQCLDAKLSRSLLENRLTQLNHEIDKKIHARELLLALLGERPQRELHHSLSQSAPSAYLNWLSTQGYSEKEALRLKWLSKDMNEHESYMKDFMTVFATLERWGPGSHKDSLKAISLMSPQTMTDILDIGCGAGTSTLLLADNSTAHITAVDNEPIAIEQLNKKIQNAQLHERISPVCVSMTELPFQAKSFDAIWAEGCVYIMGMENALKQWKPLLKDNGVLMVSDLVWLTDSPNEETKQYWLADYPDIQSIPKRLALFKKHGYDVIEHFSLGVDAWQNYWQPLQDRVEELQAVMPASQALLDINKEISIYQRFATKDFTYQYFILKLAKR; this is translated from the coding sequence ATGTATTTGATTTCTGAACTGGCGGCGAAGGCGGGTATCTCTCGCACCACCTTACTCTATTACGAGAAGTTAGGGCTGATTAACGGCCAACGTCTTGACAATGGATATCGCTATTACAGCGAAAACGATTTGCAGCGACTGTTATTGGTTCAGCAACTTCAAAGTGCAGGACTCTCATTGAAAGAGTGCGAACAATGCTTGGACGCGAAGTTAAGTAGAAGCTTATTGGAAAATCGGCTGACGCAACTCAACCATGAAATTGATAAAAAAATCCACGCCCGTGAGTTGCTACTGGCGTTACTTGGGGAACGTCCACAAAGAGAGTTACACCATTCCCTGAGTCAAAGTGCGCCTAGCGCTTACTTAAACTGGTTAAGTACGCAGGGTTACAGTGAAAAAGAAGCGCTCAGATTAAAGTGGTTATCAAAAGATATGAACGAACATGAGAGTTACATGAAAGATTTTATGACGGTCTTTGCAACATTAGAAAGATGGGGGCCAGGGAGTCACAAGGACTCTTTAAAAGCGATTTCGTTGATGTCGCCCCAAACAATGACCGATATTTTAGACATTGGTTGTGGTGCGGGCACCTCAACATTACTGCTAGCCGATAACAGTACCGCGCACATTACCGCCGTGGACAACGAGCCGATTGCCATCGAACAGCTCAATAAGAAAATCCAAAACGCACAGTTGCATGAGCGCATTTCTCCTGTTTGTGTCTCCATGACGGAACTGCCTTTTCAGGCAAAGAGTTTTGATGCCATTTGGGCGGAAGGCTGCGTCTACATTATGGGAATGGAGAACGCACTAAAGCAATGGAAGCCGCTGTTAAAAGATAATGGCGTGTTGATGGTGAGTGACTTGGTGTGGCTGACCGACTCTCCCAACGAAGAGACAAAACAGTATTGGCTGGCAGACTACCCAGACATTCAATCGATACCTAAACGGCTCGCTCTGTTCAAAAAGCATGGCTACGATGTGATCGAACACTTCTCATTGGGCGTCGATGCATGGCAAAACTACTGGCAACCGCTGCAAGACCGAGTTGAGGAATTACAAGCTGTTATGCCTGCGTCCCAAGCATTGCTGGACATTAACAAAGAGATTTCGATTTACCAGCGATTTGCCACAAAAGATTTTACCTATCAGTACTTTATTTTAAAACTAGCCAAGAGATAG
- a CDS encoding PTS transporter subunit EIIC has translation MKHLGPKLQDLGKALMMPISVIAAAGIFLGLAAALQNPNITGQSFNQLEVVQLILGFIRKVAGSLFGNLPLFFAVAAAIGLAKQEKPTAAFAAIIGFISMHVGVNYSLLAQGLTPQTTSVAYLVSQGMDKTAAMMFAAEFGNTLGIFSYHMSVLGGVIAGLVTVALHNRFYTIVLPTAINFFGGRRFVPIITVVVLPLVGVAMSLIWPTIGAAIAKIGEFIGQAGSFGTFLFAFTERLLIPTGLHHILNETVRFTPIGGIANADGESVVGALSIFNYALTHPGSIDNEIVKEATRFLAQGKIPVMMFALPGAALAMYHCARDEHKTRVKALVIAGALASFTTGITEPLEFSFIFVSPLLFVFHAIMTGLSFALMHLFGVMIGNVQGGVIDLFVFGVLGGAQTQWWFAVLVGACYFPIYYFVFRMVITRFNVATPGREKEESSTEVVGNASEQATRIIEGLGGSSNIQLVDNCFTRLRVKVNDISKVQDDFLKTTGASGVKRASDVDVQVIYGPQVESIANNVKKALAI, from the coding sequence ATGAAACACTTAGGTCCTAAGCTACAAGACCTAGGAAAAGCGTTGATGATGCCGATTTCGGTTATCGCCGCCGCAGGTATTTTCCTTGGTTTAGCCGCCGCCTTACAGAACCCAAACATCACTGGACAATCATTCAACCAACTTGAAGTTGTTCAATTGATATTGGGGTTTATCCGTAAGGTTGCCGGCTCACTGTTCGGCAACCTTCCACTCTTCTTTGCTGTAGCCGCTGCTATCGGCTTAGCGAAACAAGAGAAACCAACCGCAGCATTTGCTGCAATTATTGGTTTTATCTCAATGCACGTAGGGGTGAACTACTCACTATTGGCTCAGGGATTAACACCACAAACCACATCTGTTGCTTATCTTGTCTCGCAAGGCATGGATAAGACGGCTGCGATGATGTTTGCCGCTGAATTTGGTAACACACTGGGTATCTTTTCTTACCACATGAGCGTTCTTGGTGGTGTGATTGCAGGTCTCGTTACTGTCGCTCTGCATAACCGTTTCTACACCATTGTGTTACCAACGGCGATTAACTTCTTTGGTGGTCGCCGCTTTGTACCGATCATTACCGTCGTTGTTCTACCTCTTGTTGGTGTTGCCATGTCGTTAATTTGGCCAACCATTGGTGCGGCAATTGCAAAAATTGGTGAGTTCATTGGTCAAGCAGGCAGTTTTGGTACTTTCTTATTTGCCTTTACTGAGCGCTTACTGATCCCGACAGGCTTACACCACATTCTAAATGAAACGGTACGCTTTACGCCTATCGGTGGTATTGCTAACGCAGACGGTGAAAGCGTAGTAGGTGCATTGAGCATCTTTAACTATGCCTTAACTCATCCAGGCAGTATTGACAATGAGATTGTTAAAGAAGCAACACGTTTCCTTGCACAAGGTAAGATCCCTGTGATGATGTTCGCTCTACCGGGTGCGGCGCTTGCGATGTACCACTGCGCACGTGATGAACACAAAACTCGTGTTAAAGCCCTAGTGATTGCAGGCGCTCTAGCTTCTTTTACAACAGGTATCACCGAGCCATTAGAGTTCAGCTTTATCTTTGTTAGCCCACTACTGTTTGTTTTTCACGCCATCATGACGGGTTTGTCTTTCGCCCTGATGCATCTCTTTGGCGTGATGATAGGTAATGTGCAAGGTGGTGTGATTGACCTATTTGTATTCGGTGTTCTTGGTGGTGCGCAAACTCAATGGTGGTTCGCAGTACTTGTAGGCGCTTGTTACTTCCCAATTTACTACTTCGTGTTCCGCATGGTGATCACGCGCTTCAATGTCGCGACACCAGGTCGTGAAAAAGAAGAAAGCAGCACGGAAGTAGTGGGTAATGCATCAGAACAAGCGACACGTATCATCGAAGGTCTAGGTGGTTCAAGCAACATCCAACTGGTTGATAACTGCTTCACTCGCCTACGCGTCAAAGTGAACGATATCAGCAAAGTTCAAGATGACTTTTTAAAAACAACCGGCGCATCAGGCGTTAAGCGAGCAAGCGATGTGGATGTGCAAGTTATCTACGGTCCACAAGTGGAAAGCATCGCTAACAATGTGAAAAAAGCGCTCGCAATTTAA
- a CDS encoding conjugal transfer protein TrbL, with protein MNQTCGFDGLSSEDQEEARQAHEEWQERDPEKHTFDVEDYVSYAQERQQERNEEVASFVKKGRMA; from the coding sequence ATGAATCAAACCTGCGGCTTTGATGGCCTATCCAGTGAGGATCAAGAAGAAGCCCGCCAAGCACACGAAGAATGGCAAGAGCGCGACCCGGAAAAGCACACCTTCGACGTTGAGGACTATGTGTCGTATGCCCAAGAACGCCAGCAAGAGCGCAACGAAGAGGTTGCCAGTTTTGTTAAAAAAGGTCGCATGGCCTAA
- the rsgA gene encoding ribosome small subunit-dependent GTPase A — protein MNAPSLLELGMRPFFQQQLSLEELENGSLGRIIEHHKSEVVLMSDNGTLRLNLPPKLEAVCVGDWVVFDHERILRVLERQSLFQRKAAGSTLKRQLIAANIDCVFIVSSFNEDFSLNRIERYLALANEAGAQPVIVLTKADLCPDPDDIREQVQKLDPLLSVHCVNALDSQDVSVLENYCQKGKTIAFLGSSGVGKSTLVNSLLGHHEMETGHIREQDSKGRHTTTHRAIKWLPRGGLLMDTPGMRELQLSDVKEGIQLTFADIESLASQCRFSDCLHENEPSCAVREAVESGELSSRRLDNYKKLLREEAHNSATLAERRAKDRAFTKMVNSVQEKARSAKKFR, from the coding sequence ATGAACGCTCCTTCATTACTAGAGTTAGGTATGCGACCTTTTTTCCAGCAGCAACTGTCTTTAGAAGAGTTAGAGAACGGCTCGCTCGGTCGAATCATCGAACATCATAAATCTGAGGTTGTTTTGATGAGTGACAACGGGACGTTGCGATTGAATCTCCCGCCGAAACTCGAAGCGGTATGCGTGGGCGATTGGGTTGTGTTCGATCACGAACGAATACTTCGTGTGCTCGAAAGACAATCCTTATTCCAGCGCAAAGCGGCTGGCAGCACTCTCAAGCGACAGCTAATCGCAGCCAACATTGATTGTGTATTTATCGTCAGTTCATTCAATGAAGATTTCAGCTTAAATCGCATTGAGCGCTATTTGGCTTTGGCCAATGAAGCAGGCGCTCAGCCCGTGATTGTGCTGACAAAAGCCGATTTATGCCCTGATCCTGATGATATTCGTGAGCAAGTACAAAAGCTTGACCCGTTATTGAGCGTTCACTGTGTTAACGCGTTGGATAGCCAAGACGTTTCTGTATTGGAAAATTACTGTCAGAAAGGCAAGACCATTGCGTTTCTCGGCTCCTCAGGTGTCGGGAAATCAACACTGGTCAATAGCTTACTTGGCCACCATGAAATGGAAACTGGCCATATTCGTGAACAAGACAGCAAAGGTCGCCATACCACTACCCATCGTGCGATTAAATGGTTACCCAGAGGTGGTCTGTTAATGGACACGCCAGGAATGCGAGAATTACAACTGAGCGATGTCAAAGAAGGGATTCAACTCACCTTTGCCGATATTGAATCCCTCGCATCTCAATGTCGTTTTAGTGACTGCCTGCATGAGAATGAACCAAGTTGTGCGGTCAGAGAAGCAGTAGAAAGCGGAGAGCTATCCTCTAGGCGATTAGACAACTACAAAAAGCTACTGCGCGAAGAAGCCCATAACAGTGCGACATTGGCGGAGAGAAGAGCGAAAGATCGCGCGTTTACCAAGATGGTGAACTCCGTTCAAGAGAAAGCGCGATCGGCGAAAAAGTTTCGATAA
- a CDS encoding 6-phospho-alpha-glucosidase, translating into MKKAFNIVLVGGGSTWTPGLLKALCKRKDTFPLNRLVMFDVNAERQETIGEYAKLLFSEDYPELEFEYTTDVNVAYKDVDFVLCQMRTGGYEMREKDEKIPLSMGIIGQETCGPGGFAYGMRSIGDMIQMVEDVRERSPQAWILNYTNPAAIVADALKKRFPHDDRILNICDQPVNLLRSYGRLLNVDPNEFDPVYFGLNHFGWFTHLYNQQGEDLAPKLKAYIAENGFIPVDAEQRDQSWLDTYAAVADMLRDFPDYLPNTYLQYYLYPEYKLSKLDPEFTRANEVMNGREKRVFEECRQAVLDGTTKNSSVVHNDAHGDMIVEVAESIAFNQKRKFVVILENNGLVANLDNDVMVEVTAELGINGPRPYGVGKIPTFYKGMIENQFAYERLTVEAWFEGSYTKALQALTLNRTVGDAKKARKVLDALIEANKGYWPELA; encoded by the coding sequence ATGAAAAAAGCATTCAATATTGTTCTTGTCGGTGGTGGTTCAACTTGGACTCCAGGTCTATTAAAAGCACTATGTAAACGTAAAGACACCTTCCCATTAAACCGTCTAGTCATGTTTGATGTAAACGCAGAACGTCAAGAAACGATTGGTGAATATGCGAAACTACTTTTCTCTGAGGATTACCCAGAGTTAGAGTTTGAATACACAACTGATGTGAACGTGGCGTATAAAGATGTTGACTTCGTACTTTGCCAAATGCGTACAGGCGGCTACGAAATGCGCGAGAAAGATGAAAAAATTCCACTATCAATGGGCATTATCGGTCAAGAAACGTGTGGTCCTGGTGGCTTTGCTTACGGTATGCGTTCGATTGGCGACATGATCCAAATGGTTGAAGATGTACGTGAGCGTTCACCACAGGCTTGGATCTTAAACTACACCAACCCAGCGGCTATCGTTGCAGATGCACTGAAAAAACGTTTCCCACATGATGATCGCATTCTAAACATCTGTGACCAACCAGTAAACTTGCTGCGCTCATACGGTCGCCTACTCAACGTTGATCCAAACGAATTTGATCCAGTGTACTTTGGCCTGAACCACTTTGGTTGGTTTACTCACCTATACAATCAACAAGGTGAAGATCTTGCGCCTAAACTAAAAGCCTACATTGCAGAGAATGGCTTCATTCCTGTTGATGCAGAGCAACGCGATCAATCTTGGCTAGACACTTACGCAGCAGTTGCTGACATGCTACGTGATTTCCCAGATTATCTACCGAATACATACCTGCAGTACTACCTATACCCAGAGTATAAGCTATCTAAACTGGATCCTGAATTTACTCGAGCAAACGAAGTAATGAATGGTCGTGAAAAGCGTGTATTTGAAGAGTGTCGTCAAGCTGTGCTTGATGGTACAACCAAAAACTCTAGTGTGGTACATAACGATGCGCACGGCGATATGATCGTGGAAGTCGCAGAGTCAATCGCATTCAACCAAAAGCGTAAGTTCGTGGTGATCCTTGAGAATAACGGTTTAGTAGCAAACCTAGACAACGATGTTATGGTTGAAGTGACTGCTGAGCTTGGCATCAACGGTCCTCGCCCATACGGTGTGGGTAAGATCCCTACATTCTACAAAGGTATGATTGAAAACCAATTCGCTTACGAGCGTCTAACGGTAGAAGCTTGGTTTGAAGGTTCTTACACCAAAGCACTACAAGCTCTAACGCTAAACCGCACGGTTGGCGATGCGAAAAAAGCACGTAAAGTACTCGATGCGCTGATTGAAGCAAACAAAGGTTACTGGCCAGAACTTGCATAA